A DNA window from Streptomyces canus contains the following coding sequences:
- the icmF gene encoding fused isobutyryl-CoA mutase/GTPase IcmF, which translates to MSDLHRPVHPVRLVTASALFDGHDASINIMRRIFQSQGAEVIHLGHNRSVREVVDAALEEDAHGVAVSSYQGGHVEYFEYLVASLRKQGAEHIRVVGGGGGVIVPEEITRLRESGVTIFSPEDGQRMGLAGMVNTVVRDCDFDLWDGRPADLTAVLAGDRFAIARALTGAELGKLPPEFRQELRATAAARPVPVLGITGTGGSGKSSLTDELVRRFRVDQRDALRIAVIAVDPTRRRGGGALLGDRIRMNSLDGNRVFFRSLATRGSRELPEHLSDVIDVVKAAGFDLVIVETPGIGQGDAAIVPFVDASLYVMTPEFGAASQLEKIDMLDFADVVAINKFERRGAKDALRDVGRQLVRNREAFGKRPEDMPVYGTSAATFNDDGVTALHQHLTAVLAEKGLPLPEGALARVDVRHSSGIRQVVPPERVRYLAEITDTVRGYHADTERLAEAARRVQRLELVGAELADAGSDAANVHALLEDARTRLPHDIVRQIESWPAVIASYSGDEQVVKVRDREIRTKLTRESLSGNKIPRVALPRFTDHGELVRFWRAENLPGHFPFTAGVFPFKRDGEDPARMFAGEGDPFRTNRRFKLLSEGQPATRLSTAFDSVTLYGRDPDERPDIYGKVGTSGVSVATLEDMKALYDGFDLVSPTTSVSMTINGPAPAVLAFFLNTAIDQQIERFRAEEGRDPSSEEAAELRAHALANVRGTVQADILKEDQGQNTCLFSTEFSLRMMADIQEWFIAQKVRNFYSVSISGYHIAEAGANPISQLAFTLANGFTYVEAYLARGMRVDDFAPNLSFFFSNGMDPEYSVLGRVARRIWAVAMKEKYGAGERSQKLKYHVQTSGRSLHAQEMDFNDIRTTLQALIAIYDNCNSLHTNAYDEAVTTPTEESVRRALAIQLIINREWGLAMNENPLQGSFIIDELTDLVEEAVLQEFERISERGGVLGAMETGYQRGRIQDESMLYEQRKHDGSLPLIGVNTFRNPHADTAEPGVVELARATEEEKQSQLERVRTFHARHPDEARAALDALKDAAVRGDNVFAVLMEATRVCSLQQITEAFFEVGGQYRRNV; encoded by the coding sequence ATGAGCGATCTGCATCGCCCCGTCCACCCCGTCCGCCTGGTCACCGCCTCGGCACTGTTCGACGGGCACGACGCCTCGATCAACATCATGCGGCGGATCTTCCAGTCGCAGGGCGCCGAGGTGATCCATCTGGGACACAACCGGTCGGTGCGGGAGGTCGTGGACGCGGCTCTCGAAGAGGACGCGCACGGCGTGGCGGTCTCGTCGTACCAGGGCGGACACGTCGAGTACTTCGAATACCTGGTCGCCTCACTGCGCAAGCAGGGCGCGGAGCACATCCGGGTGGTGGGCGGTGGAGGCGGTGTGATCGTGCCCGAGGAGATCACGCGGCTGCGGGAGAGCGGGGTGACGATCTTCTCTCCCGAGGACGGCCAGCGGATGGGCCTCGCCGGGATGGTCAACACGGTCGTGCGGGACTGTGACTTCGACCTGTGGGACGGCAGGCCGGCCGACCTCACCGCGGTCCTGGCCGGCGACCGGTTCGCGATCGCCCGCGCCCTCACCGGTGCCGAACTGGGCAAGCTGCCGCCGGAGTTCCGGCAGGAGCTGCGGGCCACGGCGGCCGCGCGGCCGGTGCCGGTGCTCGGCATCACCGGCACCGGCGGCTCGGGCAAGTCGTCCCTGACCGACGAGCTGGTGCGCCGGTTCCGTGTCGACCAGCGGGACGCCCTGCGCATCGCCGTGATCGCGGTCGACCCGACCCGTCGCCGAGGTGGCGGCGCGTTGCTCGGCGACCGGATCCGGATGAACTCCCTCGACGGGAACCGGGTGTTCTTCCGTAGTCTGGCCACCCGCGGCAGCCGCGAGCTGCCCGAGCACCTTTCCGACGTGATCGATGTCGTGAAGGCCGCCGGGTTCGACCTGGTGATCGTGGAGACGCCGGGCATCGGCCAGGGCGACGCGGCGATCGTGCCGTTCGTCGACGCCTCCCTGTACGTGATGACGCCGGAGTTCGGTGCCGCCTCGCAGCTGGAGAAGATCGACATGCTCGACTTCGCCGACGTCGTGGCGATCAACAAGTTCGAGCGGCGCGGCGCCAAGGACGCCCTGCGCGACGTGGGCCGCCAACTGGTCCGCAACCGTGAGGCATTCGGCAAGCGGCCCGAGGACATGCCGGTGTACGGCACCTCCGCGGCCACCTTCAACGACGACGGCGTCACCGCCCTGCACCAGCACCTCACGGCCGTCCTCGCCGAGAAGGGACTCCCGCTGCCCGAGGGCGCCCTGGCGCGGGTCGACGTACGCCACTCCTCCGGCATCCGGCAGGTGGTCCCGCCCGAGCGGGTGCGCTACCTCGCCGAGATCACCGACACCGTCCGTGGCTACCACGCCGACACCGAGCGGCTGGCCGAAGCGGCGCGGCGGGTCCAGCGGCTGGAGCTGGTCGGTGCCGAACTCGCCGACGCCGGCTCCGATGCCGCGAACGTGCACGCGCTGCTGGAGGACGCCCGCACGCGGCTCCCGCACGACATCGTGCGGCAGATCGAGAGCTGGCCCGCCGTGATCGCCTCCTACTCCGGCGACGAACAGGTCGTGAAGGTCCGCGACCGGGAGATCCGCACCAAGCTGACCCGCGAGTCCCTGTCCGGCAACAAGATCCCCCGCGTCGCCCTGCCCCGCTTCACCGACCACGGCGAACTGGTGCGGTTCTGGCGCGCGGAGAACCTGCCCGGCCACTTCCCCTTCACGGCCGGGGTGTTCCCCTTCAAGCGCGACGGCGAGGACCCGGCACGGATGTTCGCCGGCGAGGGCGACCCGTTCCGCACCAACCGCCGCTTCAAGCTCCTCTCCGAGGGCCAGCCCGCCACCCGCCTCTCCACCGCCTTCGACTCGGTGACGTTGTACGGCCGCGACCCCGACGAGCGCCCCGACATCTACGGCAAGGTCGGGACCTCCGGCGTCTCGGTGGCCACCCTGGAGGACATGAAGGCGCTCTACGACGGCTTCGACCTCGTGTCGCCCACCACCTCCGTCTCCATGACGATCAACGGGCCCGCCCCGGCCGTCCTGGCGTTCTTCCTCAACACCGCGATCGACCAGCAGATCGAGCGTTTCCGCGCCGAGGAGGGACGGGATCCCTCATCCGAGGAGGCGGCCGAACTGCGCGCCCACGCGCTGGCGAACGTGCGCGGCACCGTGCAGGCCGACATCCTCAAGGAGGACCAGGGCCAGAACACCTGCCTGTTCTCCACCGAGTTCAGCCTGCGGATGATGGCCGACATCCAGGAGTGGTTCATCGCGCAGAAGGTCCGCAACTTCTACTCGGTGTCCATCTCCGGCTACCACATCGCCGAGGCCGGCGCGAACCCCATCAGCCAGCTCGCCTTCACCCTGGCCAACGGCTTCACCTACGTCGAGGCCTACCTCGCCCGCGGCATGCGAGTCGACGACTTCGCCCCGAACCTGTCGTTCTTCTTCTCCAACGGCATGGACCCCGAATACTCCGTGCTCGGCCGGGTCGCCCGCCGTATCTGGGCGGTGGCGATGAAGGAGAAGTACGGCGCCGGCGAACGCAGCCAGAAACTGAAGTACCACGTCCAGACCTCCGGACGCTCCCTGCACGCCCAGGAGATGGACTTCAACGACATCCGCACCACTCTCCAGGCCCTCATCGCCATCTACGACAACTGCAACAGCCTGCACACCAACGCCTATGACGAGGCCGTCACCACCCCCACCGAGGAGTCCGTACGACGGGCCCTGGCCATCCAGCTGATCATCAACCGGGAGTGGGGCCTGGCGATGAACGAGAACCCCCTCCAGGGGTCGTTCATCATCGACGAACTCACCGACCTGGTCGAGGAAGCCGTCCTCCAGGAGTTCGAGCGGATCAGCGAACGCGGCGGTGTGCTCGGCGCGATGGAGACCGGCTACCAGCGCGGCCGTATCCAGGACGAGTCGATGCTCTACGAACAGCGCAAGCACGACGGCTCCCTGCCCCTGATCGGCGTCAACACCTTCCGCAACCCCCACGCCGACACCGCCGAGCCCGGCGTCGTCGAACTCGCCCGCGCCACCGAGGAGGAGAAGCAGTCCCAGCTGGAACGCGTACGCACCTTCCACGCCCGTCACCCCGACGAGGCCCGGGCGGCCCTGGACGCCCTCAAGGACGCGGCCGTACGCGGCGACAACGTGTTCGCGGTCCTCATGGAGGCCACCCGGGTCTGCTCCCTCCAGCAGATCACCGAGGCCTTCTTCGAGGTCGGCGGCCAGTACCGCCGCAACGTCTGA
- a CDS encoding MMPL family transporter, which translates to MFRSIGNAVVRHPVWTIVAWLFAAVAIVATAPSLPSNSDESSFLPKSYESIKAAELQEKAFPSAFTPSAIALYQRTDGGKLTAADQKDVARITSELGKKKIDQVQKVVPGQPSSDGRYALTLVQMDSRNAGQPKQADAAEVLREDVKQLAKGTDLDVKLGGSAAQALDQQDSSKRGEALIGIGTFVIILVTLLIIFRAPILAFLPLITIGLVSAIANGLIAYATKLFDLQANSSISSILIVVLFGVGTDYFLFLMFRYRERLRLGDEPKQAMINAVDRVGEAIASAAGAVIIAFLALVLSTLGFLKQMGPALAIAVTVTLIAGLTLIPAVVSLIGPKVFWPSKSWQREPENARFAALGRGVRNRPALTAALSGLVLVALSLGTFGYNATFDLAAGSMPKTKESMVVQDEMQKAYSAGAAAPTDVYLSSTDGKPIDTTLFDAYVKKLGAVDGVANARLSQLNKDGTTIDFTVTLKYEASTDKAIEAVGRVRDVAHSDAPDGTEAVVGGMSSIYKDIGTAVNHDYKTVFPVAAVLIMLILGLLLRSVVAPWYLIASVGLGFGATLGATVWIFQEGQGHSGLMFMLPVIMYLFVVAIGTDYNILMIARLREEAREGREPREAAGMALRHAGPTVAAAGFILAATFATMMLAGNVLLTEMGFAVSFGIAVAAFVMAMFFTPSLTALIGHAAWWPGHADRAKEPPTAPAPLSGGGRDTVVQDPAGRRN; encoded by the coding sequence ATGTTCCGAAGTATTGGCAACGCTGTCGTCCGGCATCCCGTCTGGACAATCGTTGCATGGTTATTCGCCGCGGTGGCGATCGTCGCCACCGCCCCGAGCCTGCCCTCGAACAGTGACGAGAGCAGTTTCCTCCCCAAGAGTTACGAGTCCATCAAAGCGGCGGAGCTCCAGGAGAAGGCGTTCCCCAGCGCCTTCACCCCGTCCGCGATCGCGCTGTACCAGCGCACCGACGGCGGCAAGCTGACCGCCGCCGACCAGAAGGATGTCGCCCGGATCACCTCCGAGCTCGGCAAGAAGAAGATCGACCAGGTGCAGAAGGTCGTCCCCGGCCAGCCGTCCTCGGACGGCAGATACGCCCTGACCCTGGTCCAGATGGACAGCAGGAACGCCGGGCAGCCCAAACAGGCCGACGCGGCCGAAGTGTTGCGCGAGGACGTCAAGCAACTCGCCAAGGGCACGGACCTCGACGTCAAGCTCGGCGGTTCCGCCGCGCAGGCCCTCGACCAGCAGGACTCGTCCAAGCGTGGCGAGGCGCTGATCGGCATCGGCACCTTCGTCATCATCCTGGTGACCCTGCTGATCATCTTCAGGGCTCCGATCCTGGCCTTCCTGCCCCTGATCACGATCGGGTTGGTGTCGGCGATCGCCAACGGGCTGATCGCCTACGCCACCAAGCTGTTCGACCTCCAGGCCAACAGCTCGATCTCGTCGATCCTGATCGTCGTGCTCTTCGGCGTGGGCACCGACTACTTCCTGTTCCTGATGTTCCGCTACCGCGAACGCCTGCGCCTCGGCGACGAGCCGAAGCAGGCCATGATCAACGCGGTCGACCGGGTCGGCGAGGCCATCGCCTCCGCCGCCGGAGCGGTCATCATCGCCTTCCTCGCGCTGGTCCTGTCGACGCTGGGCTTCCTCAAGCAGATGGGCCCGGCCCTCGCGATCGCGGTCACCGTCACCCTGATCGCGGGCCTGACGCTGATCCCGGCCGTCGTCTCCCTCATCGGCCCGAAGGTCTTCTGGCCGTCCAAGTCCTGGCAGCGCGAGCCGGAGAACGCCCGGTTCGCCGCCCTGGGCCGCGGCGTGCGGAACCGCCCGGCGCTCACCGCCGCGCTCTCGGGACTCGTCCTGGTCGCGCTGTCGCTCGGAACGTTCGGCTACAACGCCACGTTCGACCTGGCGGCCGGCTCCATGCCCAAGACCAAGGAGTCGATGGTCGTCCAGGACGAGATGCAGAAGGCGTATTCGGCGGGTGCCGCCGCACCGACCGACGTCTATCTCTCCAGCACCGACGGCAAACCGATCGACACGACACTCTTCGACGCGTACGTGAAGAAACTCGGGGCCGTGGACGGCGTGGCGAACGCCCGTCTGTCGCAGTTGAACAAGGACGGCACCACCATCGACTTCACCGTCACCCTCAAGTACGAGGCGTCGACGGACAAGGCCATCGAGGCGGTGGGCCGGGTCCGCGACGTCGCGCACTCCGACGCCCCGGACGGCACCGAGGCCGTGGTCGGCGGGATGTCCTCGATCTACAAGGACATCGGTACCGCGGTCAACCACGACTACAAGACGGTCTTCCCCGTCGCGGCCGTGCTGATCATGCTCATCCTGGGGCTGCTGCTGCGCAGCGTGGTCGCCCCCTGGTACCTGATCGCCTCGGTGGGCCTCGGTTTCGGCGCCACGCTCGGCGCCACCGTGTGGATCTTCCAGGAAGGACAGGGACACTCCGGCCTGATGTTCATGCTCCCGGTGATCATGTATCTCTTCGTGGTCGCCATCGGCACCGACTACAACATCCTCATGATCGCCCGGCTGAGGGAGGAGGCCCGTGAAGGCCGCGAACCGCGCGAGGCGGCCGGTATGGCGCTACGGCACGCCGGTCCCACGGTGGCAGCGGCCGGCTTCATCCTGGCGGCGACCTTCGCCACGATGATGCTGGCCGGCAACGTCCTGCTCACGGAGATGGGCTTCGCGGTCTCCTTCGGCATCGCCGTCGCCGCGTTCGTCATGGCGATGTTCTTCACTCCCAGCCTCACGGCCCTCATCGGCCACGCGGCCTGGTGGCCGGGGCACGCGGACCGGGCGAAGGAACCGCCGACCGCCCCCGCGCCTCTCTCCGGCGGCGGCCGGGACACGGTGGTTCAGGATCCGGCCGGTCGCCGCAACTGA
- a CDS encoding YqjF family protein, with product MPNPAPVTPDAPALIRAPLLTQQWLDLAFIHWGVEPAVVAGLLPRGTVPDTHDGLTYVGLVAFRMHRVGWLGLPGVPYLGTFPETNVRLYSVDAHGRRGVVFRSMDASRLIPVVMGRVGFRLPYLWSRMSVRTAGDTVTYTSSRRWPGPRGARSLITVRTGEPIGEPTDLEHFLTARWGMHNAFLGGPEPLAYLPNDHPRWPLYRAELLTCEQDLVTAAGLPAPTDAPVSVLYSPGVPVRLGRPARPAGIPTP from the coding sequence GTGCCGAACCCCGCTCCCGTCACCCCGGACGCCCCCGCCCTCATACGGGCCCCGCTCCTCACCCAGCAGTGGCTCGACCTCGCCTTCATCCACTGGGGCGTCGAACCGGCGGTCGTGGCAGGGCTGTTGCCGCGTGGCACGGTCCCCGACACACACGACGGGCTGACGTACGTCGGCCTTGTCGCGTTCCGAATGCACCGGGTCGGCTGGCTGGGGCTGCCGGGGGTGCCGTATCTCGGGACCTTCCCGGAGACCAACGTGCGGCTGTACTCGGTGGACGCGCACGGGCGGCGTGGCGTGGTGTTCCGCTCGATGGACGCCTCCCGGCTGATCCCGGTGGTGATGGGACGCGTCGGCTTCCGGCTGCCGTATCTCTGGTCCCGGATGAGCGTCCGCACGGCCGGGGACACCGTCACCTACACCAGCTCACGCCGCTGGCCCGGCCCGCGCGGCGCCCGCAGCCTGATCACGGTACGGACCGGTGAACCCATCGGGGAGCCGACCGACCTGGAGCACTTCCTCACCGCCCGCTGGGGCATGCACAACGCCTTCCTCGGCGGCCCCGAGCCGTTGGCCTACCTGCCCAACGACCATCCGCGCTGGCCCCTGTACCGTGCCGAACTGCTCACCTGCGAGCAGGACCTCGTCACCGCGGCCGGTCTGCCCGCCCCGACCGACGCCCCGGTCAGCGTCCTGTACTCCCCCGGCGTCCCGGTCCGCCTCGGCCGTCCGGCACGCCCGGCGGGCATTCCTACGCCCTGA
- a CDS encoding IS110 family transposase, with product MGERVTVFCGIDWAERHHDVALVDEAGELLVKRRISDDAAGYRILLELLAEHGDSRESPIPVAIETSRGLLVAVLRTGSRRVFAINPLAASRYRDRHGVSRKKSDPGDALVLANILRTDMAVHRPLPADSDQAQAIAVLARAQQDAVWNRQQIGNQIRSLLREYYPAALDAFLAKQGGLAREEARIILAKAPTPAEGARLSLSQLRSALKRAGRVRGVEEEADRLRGVLRAEYAHQPAAVENAFGRQLLALLKQFEAACQASDDLAEAVDASFHEHPDAEILLSFPGLGVQLAARVLAETGDDRNRFSDARGLKAYAGSAPITRASGKKHYVGRRMVKNNRHHHAGYLWAFSSLRSSPGAQAHYRRRRDIGDWHAQAQRHLFNRLLGQLFHCLQKRALFDEERAFNPPVPSSTAAAT from the coding sequence ATGGGTGAACGTGTGACTGTGTTCTGCGGGATCGACTGGGCAGAGAGGCATCACGACGTCGCGCTGGTCGACGAGGCTGGCGAACTACTGGTCAAGCGGCGGATCAGCGATGATGCGGCCGGCTACCGGATTCTGCTGGAGCTCCTGGCCGAGCATGGTGACAGTCGCGAGTCGCCGATACCTGTGGCCATCGAGACAAGCCGTGGCCTGCTCGTGGCAGTCCTGCGGACCGGCAGTCGCAGGGTCTTCGCGATCAACCCGCTTGCCGCCTCCCGCTACCGTGACCGCCACGGCGTGTCCCGCAAGAAGTCAGACCCAGGCGACGCTCTCGTGTTGGCGAACATCCTCCGAACCGACATGGCCGTGCACCGGCCGCTGCCAGCGGACTCCGACCAGGCCCAGGCCATCGCGGTGCTGGCTCGGGCTCAGCAGGACGCCGTCTGGAACCGTCAGCAGATCGGCAACCAGATCCGCTCCCTGCTGCGCGAGTACTACCCCGCTGCCCTGGATGCCTTCCTGGCCAAGCAGGGCGGGCTGGCCCGCGAGGAGGCCCGCATCATCCTGGCCAAGGCGCCAACGCCGGCGGAAGGCGCGCGGCTGTCTCTGAGCCAGCTGCGCTCCGCCCTCAAGCGCGCCGGTCGCGTCCGAGGTGTTGAGGAAGAAGCTGACCGCCTGCGCGGTGTCCTGCGGGCCGAGTACGCTCACCAGCCCGCTGCTGTCGAGAACGCCTTCGGCAGGCAACTTCTCGCTCTGCTCAAGCAGTTCGAGGCAGCCTGCCAGGCCAGTGACGACCTTGCCGAAGCAGTTGATGCCAGCTTTCACGAGCATCCCGATGCCGAGATACTCCTGAGCTTCCCGGGCCTCGGTGTCCAGCTCGCCGCACGCGTTCTCGCCGAGACCGGCGACGACCGCAACCGCTTCTCCGACGCCCGCGGACTGAAGGCATACGCCGGATCCGCACCGATCACCCGCGCCTCCGGCAAGAAGCACTACGTGGGACGCCGCATGGTCAAGAACAACCGACACCACCACGCCGGCTATCTGTGGGCTTTCTCCTCCCTGCGCTCATCTCCCGGAGCCCAGGCCCACTACCGTCGCCGACGCGACATCGGCGACTGGCACGCACAAGCTCAGCGACACCTGTTCAACCGCCTGCTCGGACAGCTGTTCCACTGCCTCCAAAAGCGAGCTCTCTTCGACGAAGAACGTGCCTTCAATCCGCCCGTGCCCTCATCAACGGCAGCTGCTACTTGA
- a CDS encoding glycerophosphodiester phosphodiesterase family protein, producing MSARRVLAGLALVPVLALSAATPATAYDGHQPPKPKPHFDLQAHRGGIGMTTEESLEGFGKAMRLGVSTLELDTHVTRDRKVVVNHDRQISAVKCRDTGPLTAGDPMYPYVGKYIKDLTLAQIKTMDCGYQQLPGFPEQEVVKGFRMVELKDVLNLVKSYRAKRVKLNIETKVEAGAPEQTAPRALFVRRVHEEIHRSGIENQVTIQSFDWGALKAMHQLAPKWPLIALTNYDFLQVGLPGASPWLGGIDADDYGGDFVRAAATIPGVRALSPNYGFPQSGKVGDPDFRFYADRTMVREAHARGLKVIPWTCDDPATVEALMDMGVDGIITNYPNRVRQIMADRGMPLPRAYRPR from the coding sequence ATGTCCGCAAGACGTGTCCTCGCCGGGCTGGCGCTGGTGCCGGTGCTCGCGCTGTCGGCCGCCACGCCCGCGACGGCGTACGACGGCCACCAACCGCCGAAGCCCAAACCGCACTTCGACCTCCAGGCCCACCGCGGTGGCATCGGCATGACGACCGAGGAGTCCCTGGAGGGCTTCGGCAAGGCGATGCGCCTCGGGGTGTCCACGCTGGAGCTGGACACACATGTCACCAGGGACCGGAAGGTCGTCGTCAACCACGACCGGCAGATCAGCGCGGTCAAGTGCCGTGACACGGGACCGTTGACGGCCGGTGACCCGATGTATCCGTATGTCGGCAAGTACATCAAGGATCTGACGCTGGCTCAGATCAAGACCATGGACTGCGGTTATCAGCAACTGCCCGGCTTCCCGGAGCAGGAGGTGGTCAAGGGCTTCCGGATGGTCGAGTTGAAGGACGTCCTGAACCTGGTCAAGAGCTACCGCGCCAAGCGGGTCAAGCTGAACATCGAGACGAAGGTCGAGGCGGGCGCGCCCGAACAGACCGCGCCGCGTGCGCTGTTCGTACGGCGGGTCCACGAGGAGATCCACCGCTCGGGCATCGAGAACCAGGTCACCATCCAGTCCTTCGACTGGGGCGCGCTGAAGGCGATGCACCAGCTGGCCCCGAAGTGGCCCCTGATCGCGCTCACCAACTACGACTTCCTCCAGGTCGGCCTGCCGGGTGCGTCCCCGTGGCTCGGCGGGATCGACGCCGACGACTACGGCGGCGACTTCGTCAGGGCGGCCGCCACGATCCCCGGCGTGAGGGCCCTCTCCCCCAACTACGGCTTCCCGCAGAGCGGCAAGGTCGGCGACCCCGACTTCCGCTTCTACGCCGACCGGACGATGGTCCGGGAGGCGCACGCCCGGGGCCTGAAGGTCATCCCGTGGACCTGTGACGACCCCGCCACCGTGGAGGCACTCATGGACATGGGCGTGGACGGCATCATCACCAACTACCCGAACCGCGTACGGCAGATCATGGCCGACCGCGGCATGCCGCTGCCGAGGGCGTACCGGCCCCGTTGA
- a CDS encoding LacI family DNA-binding transcriptional regulator translates to MNVTGHTRGSASIRDVAAAAGVSYQTVSRVINGHASVKQSTRERVLAAIDELGFRRNATALALARGRSRAVTVLTANTTHYGYASILQGVEEAARAAGYSVGVGVLESADEAAVTVEVQRAADAGGGLIVIAYDPAGVRALEAVPAGLPVVGVVETPASDPTGDRPWVWTDDREAAYEMTRHLLSLGHETVHYVAIPSSTRRTSARTDGWRQAVQEAGAPEPPPLQGGWGPVGGHAAGLELARDPSVTAVLCGNDDLALGVLRALHEAGRPVPGEVSVAGFDDAPHSAYLTPSLTTVRLDFTGLGRAAFALLHGVLEESAPVAPRPVSVPELVVRESSGRPPA, encoded by the coding sequence ATGAATGTGACCGGTCACACTCGTGGTTCGGCGAGTATCCGGGATGTCGCCGCGGCCGCCGGCGTCTCCTACCAGACCGTCAGCCGGGTGATCAACGGCCACGCCAGTGTCAAGCAGTCGACGCGGGAGCGGGTGCTCGCCGCCATCGACGAGCTGGGCTTCCGGCGCAACGCCACCGCGCTGGCTCTGGCCAGGGGCCGCAGCAGGGCCGTTACCGTGCTCACCGCCAACACCACGCACTACGGCTACGCCTCGATCCTCCAGGGCGTCGAGGAGGCAGCCCGCGCGGCAGGCTACTCGGTGGGTGTGGGCGTCCTCGAATCGGCCGACGAGGCCGCCGTCACCGTGGAGGTGCAGCGTGCCGCGGACGCGGGCGGCGGACTGATCGTGATCGCGTACGACCCCGCGGGCGTCCGGGCCCTTGAGGCGGTCCCGGCCGGGCTGCCGGTCGTCGGCGTGGTCGAGACCCCGGCGAGCGACCCCACGGGCGACCGGCCATGGGTGTGGACCGACGACCGCGAGGCCGCCTACGAGATGACCCGGCATCTGCTGTCCCTGGGTCACGAGACCGTGCACTACGTCGCCATTCCCTCCAGCACCCGTCGCACCAGCGCCCGCACCGACGGCTGGCGCCAGGCAGTGCAAGAGGCGGGCGCTCCGGAACCCCCTCCCCTGCAGGGCGGTTGGGGCCCCGTCGGCGGCCACGCGGCGGGCCTGGAACTCGCCCGGGATCCGTCCGTCACCGCGGTCCTGTGCGGCAACGACGACCTCGCCCTCGGTGTGCTGCGCGCCCTGCACGAGGCCGGCCGCCCGGTGCCGGGCGAGGTCAGCGTGGCCGGGTTCGACGACGCCCCGCACTCCGCCTATCTGACGCCGTCCCTCACGACCGTACGTCTGGACTTCACGGGCCTCGGCCGAGCCGCGTTCGCCCTGCTGCATGGCGTACTGGAGGAGTCGGCGCCGGTCGCCCCGCGTCCGGTCTCCGTGCCGGAACTGGTGGTCCGGGAGAGCTCGGGGAGACCGCCCGCCTGA
- a CDS encoding SDR family oxidoreductase translates to MNRVNDMKTALVTGANKGIGFAIAQGLGTLGFTVAVGARDNDRREQAVKELQAAGVDAFGVALDVTSDDSVAAAAATVEQTAGRLDVLVNNAGVSGAIEGGTQDPTTLDLEVVRTVLDTNVLGVVRVTNAMLPLLSRANSPRIVNVSSSMGSLTLQTGPIMAAYAPSKSMLNSVTAQYARRLTGTNVIVNACCPGYVATDFTGFNAPRTPEQGAAIAVRLATLPDDGPRGGFFDDEGVVPW, encoded by the coding sequence ATGAATCGCGTGAACGACATGAAGACCGCGCTGGTCACCGGCGCGAACAAGGGAATTGGTTTCGCCATCGCACAGGGTCTCGGGACCCTCGGCTTCACGGTAGCGGTAGGAGCTCGCGACAACGACAGGCGCGAGCAGGCCGTCAAGGAACTGCAGGCCGCGGGCGTCGACGCGTTCGGGGTCGCCCTCGACGTCACCTCCGACGACAGCGTCGCCGCCGCGGCGGCGACCGTCGAACAGACGGCAGGGCGTCTCGACGTACTCGTCAACAACGCGGGCGTCTCCGGCGCCATCGAAGGCGGCACGCAGGATCCGACGACGCTCGACCTCGAGGTCGTCCGCACCGTCCTCGACACCAACGTCCTCGGGGTCGTCCGGGTGACGAACGCGATGCTCCCGCTGCTCAGCCGAGCGAACTCGCCGCGCATCGTCAACGTGTCGAGCAGCATGGGCTCGTTGACGCTGCAGACCGGACCGATCATGGCCGCCTACGCACCGTCGAAGTCGATGCTCAACAGCGTCACGGCGCAGTACGCCCGCAGGCTCACCGGTACGAACGTCATCGTCAACGCCTGCTGCCCCGGCTATGTGGCGACCGACTTCACCGGGTTCAACGCGCCGCGGACGCCCGAGCAGGGCGCGGCGATCGCCGTCCGGCTCGCCACCCTGCCGGACGACGGACCGCGTGGCGGCTTCTTCGACGACGAGGGCGTCGTCCCCTGGTGA